The Zingiber officinale cultivar Zhangliang chromosome 2A, Zo_v1.1, whole genome shotgun sequence genomic sequence ccgaaatatttTAAATCGTTACCGTTACCGTTACCGACAAATTCGGTACGGTATGATACCGTACCGaatttttcggtataccgaaaatttcggTATATACGGTATTTTTTCGATACGATTTTTTgatatttcgatatttttttccagccctacctaaggcatatgtgaagATCTAATCTTTTAACTCATAACCTACTTGCATCCCTAGTAAATAGCATGAATTGTTGGTTATTGATACTTGGTAGATTGCCGTGGTTATTACAAATAGTCCTTTCAAATATTTCGGATTAAATTTGCCCTATTATTAATTCTTATAACCCAcctaagtgaaaaaaaaaattgcccAAATAACTTGCAAGCCCTAACTATCAACCTCAAATACTTAAACCCAAATCAGCaatagttaattcattcggaAGGTTGGCCTCTGAATGTGCATAAactatttagatttattttataggtgaaataaaaggaaaatcatctatctaataataataataataatagttaaCTCATTTAAACTCTCTAATAGGCCATGCAATGTATCATGAGACTAAATTGAAGACTTTATGCATGATCTATTGGTGCTTCCCAATTGTAATAGAACTTTGGTATCAAAcatttattttcatttcttaAGATATTTATCAGTGAGAGAATTTACAAATTGTCTTTGATAATGTGTGATGATCACTTGGAGTATATAGAGAAATTTGAGTTAAGAAAATTTGATCCTCCACCTATTGATGTACTTGAAGATGCCAAATTGTTGTCATTAGGATGTACGTGCTTGTGCTTAACAAAATCAATATGGCCCAATGGAAGAGTAAAGAGGGCATTCCTAGATTAGTGATATAGAATCAGACTATCCACTCCAAGATTAATCGAATTATAAGCTAGAtatctgataaaaaaaaatacatgaagattagaataagattttttttatattaaaaacatatatggggcattatttatttatttattttaaaaaataatgtcaTGTTGACTATTCTGATAATTAGGTGTGTTCTTTTAATTCTTACTCATTGTTTTTGATAATTGGTGATAATAGTTTGGATTATATAGAGCACTTTGGTTTAGGAAGATTTGATTCTCCACCTATCCATGAACCTGATCCTGAAGATGCCAAGTTGTTTTAATTAGCTTGTACATGTCTAAACCTTTAATTGCTTGACCAGTGTGCTCTGCAAGCTGCTAGACCTTTAACTAATGTGAATATGATGAAATTCCCACCAGTAGGACTGTACCAAAATGATAAGTATTCCTACGAATCAAATATAGAAATAAGTATTCCTTGTCAATTTCATTGAATACATATTCTTCCTTGGCTATTTTATTTCTAAGAATAACTATTTTTCTCCTTACATATTCTGACTTGTCATTTCTGCGAATCAAACGTAGCAATAATATCCATAGAAATGAGGCTAGTGACTCCTGTAATCTCCATCTCATTCTTGGTGAGGCTATAAAATAACCAGTCGATTAGCAACTTGATCAGCTCATATACATCTACTCACCCTTTTGATTCCTTTGAACAGGTTTAAATGCTGCCAACAAAACAGCTATTTTACTAGTGAGGAATCCTGTGATCCCAACAAAGAGTTCAGTCGGTGACAATGCTAAGGTCGTGGTACCTCCCATTCGATACTTCAACATGACCGCACTGGTGGCAATGACTAGTACCAGAGGTACCCATTGCCTCTTTATGCCCCCGAAGGCTTGCAACAAGTTGTCACCACCCTTTGAATTATTTGCTGGTGCAGATAATCCATCTACAGATCTCTGTAGCAGTAATAGGTAAAAGAAACCAGCAAGCCCACCAGCTAAGAACGCATAAGTGGATTTCTCATTGGAACAGAGATTTAGAATCGATGAACCCGTCAATATAAGAATAAGGTCATAAACTAGCAATGAAAACTTAAGCTCTGCGTACTCCTTCATGCTAGCCTCCCTAGTCTGTTTATGGTCTGGAAGGGTTTGTGATAATGATTGCATATTTAGTGAGCTTGAGAACGAATTCCGAGATAACTCAGTACTGAACGATGGTCTTAGCTCAGCTACAGATATCCCCCCTTCTCCAAGCAGCAAATTGTGAGATTCAAACGTGTACTGAAGACAATCAAAACCGCTTTCATCTTTGTTTACAATAGATTCAGATAAGTGTGCAGGGCCATTTACAACCGTCAACTTTAAACCatcaagcctccaagaacctgaCATTGAAGATTAGAAATGAAAACCACATCAATCTTTGATTGGAAAGATTATTTTGTAAACGTTGCTACTTCCAGACCTTGGTTGAGGAAATCATTCATAAGGCTACTCTAAGATATTTCGATACTGAATACCTCGTAGCCTACCTGTTTCAAGACCAATCCAAATTGCTTCAATTTTCCCTAACTTGGATCCTTTGAAAGTGACAACATCAACATAACCTCTCTGGAAGTGAAGAGATTCATTTGAATTTGTGTCTACCCCTGGCTTGGGGATCACAGCTAACCTCTGTAGTATTGCATTTCCATTTTCATCTATTAAGCAAAGCAGTAATGCAGCGTTTATGTCATTCAAAGAAGAGCCATAATCGCTACTTGTGCAGAGCTCAACTATGTAATAAGAGTTATGCAAGTCCAACTCCAAGGAAGACAATGCATCTTCATGTAAATATTTTGTGTGCTTTGCTTCGGTGCTCTGCAAAAGACGTGAAGGTTTTGCAAAACCCTGAAAATCTGAAGACAATCGGTCAGTTTATAGACCTTGAGGTTTATGCAAATAAAAGTACAAAAAAATCCATTTTAGAAGATTTCTCAATCAATTACCCCATAAACATGCATGAGGGATATGAAATATGGCCGTGGTACAATGAGTGAATTAAAAGGAGATGTTAACTCTGACCAAGATAAATCCACACCCAACAGGTATATCAAAATATCCAAATTGTACATACACAGTTATCCAAACTCCTTAATTAATCAGAGAGCAATAGCCATCAGAAAAGCAtataaaacaaaacaagcaccTTTCATCCAACACATTGCCAAACCCAACTTATCATTCCAATGCAAATTTATGAACCATTTCCAAACTATAGcaagaaaaaagtaaaaaaattgtATGTATCATCCTTCTGATCTAATATACCCTACATTAAAATTGAGGAACAGAAGTGTTTTACACTTTTAACTATCCAGTATCATCTGTCAGTCTCACCAGCAAATGTTGTTGGTgtagaagcatccgacgatcgaaccttagttttgataatggcaaaggattcaaagttaagttagtgtgtgatctaacatgtttgaatgagtatttcaggaaagtcctagctgcggttaggcaggcggaaaaccctagggggtggtaaccctaggtcatagggggtggtaaccctatgcggaaagtcttagcaggtcgatggcttcaggcaaaaatcctagggggtggtaaccctaagtggaaagtcctggtgtcgcgaaccaggtgaaagtctggactagccgggaagcggatgtccagcagaaagtccggaagcatcgagtcgatatggaggatcgcactggcaacaagtaaatctcccgagtggagtaggtgaggacgcgttccccgtagagggaacatgaggcgtcgagtcgacctaggatttccggttggaaattcgaagttagacccggacagtctgaagactgtcatttctcaatgttttatcttattctaacactgtcttgcaggggatattgttcggactaacctttgtttgcaggtgaggaacctgctggaaaaaggctgtccgggcgcccgggatggatccgggcgcccggaacaggtccaggcgcccgggaccaaactttatccctgccgcgacttcgccacgtggagcatcctggttggttggccacgtcacactccaagcgcccggaacttcatataaaagaagggtcgaggtgcagcttcaaaaacaacaatcttttaagcaatctctctgcaacaagctgctaacgactcgatccagaaagtgctgcaacgacaccccgataacccggagcttcagatttagtttttgttgtcggtataatctgcttactactttgaattgtaattagtctgtaatatttttatcatgattatagttgttgcccacggaaagcgatcaaggatcgcgggccttcgagtaggagtcgccttaggctccgaacgaagtaaatctccttgtctctctgtgtttgttatttcttcattccgctgcgcttttactcatttgtttctagcgtggtctcgatccaacaattggtatcagagcggggttgttttgaattggtgcaaccacctttcaaaacaaatttttcgtggtattttatatttttcggagtcaattagaatctagccttatagctttattctaattcttttatcgaatcggcttttgctcgaagttggtacaacaccactcgagctcgttattattactattcccgcactactaatccaagacttagtcttggaacatatatttttgttgttcttgttgcatattacaaatggctcaacaagaggggttcagtactgttcgtcccccactgttctccggagatgatttcggctactggaagggaagaatggagacgtatctgaagatccagttcgaaacatggatgatcattaagacgggacttcagctaccttccgatgacgatggcaaaccaaccccctgcaagaagtggaagccgacgccaaagctacctgcaccctccagtgcggcctttccaaagaagaactcaacaaggtcggcccgttctcttccgcaaaggagctctgggaaaagctagtcgaactccacgaaaGCACTAACGacgccaaggtaagtaaaagagatcttttacttaataaattatataatctaaagatgcaggaaggcgagacggcgaattccctacatgcgagaatccaagacatcctcaattctcttcacggaatcgggcagaagatagagaatcgggacgtcataaggtatgctttaaactcatttccaaggaacacattgtgggcatcaatggtagatgcctacaaagtttccaaggacttgtcttcattaaaattagacgaactattttgtgaatttgaacttcatgagtagactaatacacagccaaccgagaaaggtattgcgttggttgcaggtacaagtcgaacacgggaaccaagatcacgacgaagaacggaaccggagtcggaagatgaaccagactcagacgatgaagacattgaaattacaaccgagctgataaacctcgtaaagaagctctacaagacgaagggcttcaacaaaagagatctaaagaaggcagtgaaaacGAAGGAAGGGtcacagaactcaaagatgaagtttgaagttacatgctacgggtgcaaccaaaaagggcacatcaaatccaactgccctaacctgaaggaggtcaaaagcaaagaaagaaaaaggtccttaaggcaacatgggacgaatcttcatcggaggacgacgacgacgagctcgaacagacgagtctactcgcattaatggcccgggaccaaatcgtcgaatccggaagcgagagcgagtctgaggcgaagtccgagcaaagccacggatccgtatccgtttccgaaggaccagaccccgctgtaagtatctcccggttaaacattttagttagttatttattgcgcaaattagctaagtcaaacctgaaagttaagtcacttatAAAGGAAataactgtccttaaagaagtggctgacactaaacccttacctgaccagagtcagactgaatttccaactcaagttcaaaaacttgaggaagaaaattcaagtctaaagaatcaggttaaagatttaaaaactaccttagaacggttttctttgggctccaagaacttggacttaattcttgggacacaaagggtcatttacaatagaactgggctgggatataaaagtaaatataaatcttacttatccttaatatacaaacaaagtagtaactcagtccaagcatgggtccccaagtccaaattgatcaatcaagttggacttagtcaatactggatcccgaaggatcaaatacactacctcgatagatcaTATCGAGGTATGATCCAgagagagcaaaaagaaaaacgatattaaaaatttaaattaaaaaaaaaaattattcaaaattaaccttaaaaattcgaaattaaatattaaattcagaaattcaaaattcgaaattaaattttaaattcaaaattcggaattaaattttataaattcaaaaattaaattcaaaaattcaaaattcgaaattaaatattaaattcagaaattcaaaattcgaaattaaattttaaattcaaaaattaaattcaaaattcgaaattaaattaattaaattaaaatcaagttaaaatcaaaaatccaaaggaaggctccagattatcGGGCACCTCtaaacttaatccacccgataagggtaaccaagagcagactacccggcagggtaattaaggttagataaaatgggctaggtttaacttgacccacggtactggtgaagtttttggatgatagtacgttagggaagcttgggcatcgcatgtctaggaagatatggcttcgacctggtgcatttggccaagtggaactgaccgaagctacccttaaatggatcctaactagttagaccaaggtttagtattaagctcaatgggtaggactatttggaaaacctcgaaggcatggttactttaatgagttccttgtgactcaccatagcccagaagttta encodes the following:
- the LOC122042413 gene encoding uncharacterized protein LOC122042413 gives rise to the protein MEDLILKYLITSTHANPSFAKGYSKNRILEVSNIPNMFPIQWKVNKHMYSSRFATQSKRTPMQDFQGFAKPSRLLQSTEAKHTKYLHEDALSSLELDLHNSYYIVELCTSSDYGSSLNDINAALLLCLIDENGNAILQRLAVIPKPGVDTNSNESLHFQRGYVDVVTFKGSKLGKIEAIWIGLETGSWRLDGLKLTVVNGPAHLSESIVNKDESGFDCLQYTFESHNLLLGEGGISVAELRPSFSTELSRNSFSSSLNMQSLSQTLPDHKQTREASMKEYAELKFSLLVYDLILILTGSSILNLCSNEKSTYAFLAGGLAGFFYLLLLQRSVDGLSAPANNSKGGDNLLQAFGGIKRQWVPLVLVIATSAVMLKYRMGGTTTLALSPTELFVGITGFLTSKIAVLLAAFKPVQRNQKGE